TAAAATCCGCCTTGTTTACATTGGCTTTCCCACGGTTTAATAAAATAACACGACCTATTGAAGGTTCTTTTGCAGTTCTTGGCGTCACGATTAGTGTTGCAAAAAATTTATTTTCTACCTGATTTAATAAATTTTTTCCTTCCTGATGTACTTCTATTTTATACGGGATTCCAACTACTTTCTCTCCAAAAGTGTACGGAACTTTCTTGCCATATTTTATATTTTTAGCCACCGGAATCCAAGTACCTTTTTCTTTTTTAGACAAAGTCCAGATATATTTCCCTTGTTCTTCTTTAAAAAAGGGGGAGGGACTAATTGCAAAGAGACCACTACCAACTTCATAGAAAGTTTTTTCTTCGGCTTTGGGTGCTGTATTTCCTTTAATTACATTCATAGCTTTACAATTTATTCTACTTCAAAATCATCTGGATTTACTTCCTCCTGAAACTCATCATAATCCACCACCGGATTATAGATTTCCTGCTCCTTCGGATTCGCATTTGCCGCGTTGCTTTTCCCCGCCTCACTTTGCTGACCATGTTTCATCACCGTAATCTTTCCACCGATGGAGCACCTCAATTCTGAAGCTTCGGTTACGGCGAGATAATCGGCCTGTCCTTCTGCATCGTTCCAGTAATGTTTTTGGTGGCTCGTAACTTTGAAATTGGGGAAGGTTGTGCCTTTGTCGCACATCGCTTTTCCCTTTGGGGATCATAAAATGTACTTCATCATAAATGTCAAAGATCTGATTCTTCTCCAAAAAATAAAAAACTGCTCGGAAAAAGCAGTTTTTTATTGAAATTTTATTTGCTTTTAATTCTACTTTTATGAATGTATCCTTCTTTTCCTTCTTTAGTTTTTACTAAAAACCAATCACCAGAATTGTCTATAACTTCGATATTTTCACCAGATTTTACTTTTTGTAAAACTTCTGATGTTGCAAGTTTGTCTTTTCTAAGATTAGTATAGCCGTCGGAATCTTGAATTTTATTTGCCTTGAATTTCGCTAATAATAAATTTGAAATCATATTTATTTTAGAATTTGAAATTAAATAACTTTCATATCCATCCGTTTTATTTTCTTTTATTTTTTCTTTAACTTCATTTTCAGTGTAGGATATAATATCTATATCTTTCTTTGAAACAATGTAATTATTTTCAATTAATATCTTTACTGCAATAAAATCTTCTTGCTTAATAGCCAAACTCATTATATCGGTTAGTCTTGAAGAATCAATTTTATAAGTCTTAATAAAATATTGCAACCAACCGCTATTTGTATAATATTGTAAATCGAAAAAAGTTTCATTATTAATTAAATATGATAAATTTTTAATATCAAAACTCGCTAAATCTGCATGTTGTTTTTCATATAATTCTAATTTATTTTTGAAGTCTGTAACTTCCCGTCTGTTATCAGTTTTTAAATCATTGGGGCTAAATTCTATATTAGTTCCTTCATTAAATAAATCTGAAAATTTTATTGCATTCATTTTATGATTTTTTTTATTAGTATTTTTGAAATAACATTCCATTATATTTTCCCATATTTTCTTTTTATAAATTAGGTTTTGGGGATGTTCAATATCATTTGTTATATCTAATAGTTTTTGTTGTTTCTTATCAATAACAAGCCAGCCTACTGTATTTTCATTAGTAATATTGTCTTTTACAAATAATTTTAAAGTTGCTTTGTTTGAATCTATATCTTCTATTTCAACATCCATTTTATTTTTAAATGGATTTGTGATGTTTGAAGTAATAACAAATTCTTTTAGAATATCATGGCAATCATTTTTTTTTATAATGATTAGTTTATCTTCCTTTTGTCCTTTACAAGAATTTATTATGAACAAGGATATTGGTAATAATATATATTTCATAGTTTTATTTTTTAAAATCCGTCTACAATTCTAGGTTTTATACCTTTTAGAGATTCTCTATATGCTTCTTGTGCTATAGCATTATCCTTATTAAACCAGCGTGCATAATTTCCATCATATCTTTTAATATATTCTGCTTTATATTCCATTCCCGCCAAAACAGTTGGCAATTTTACAAATGTTTTTGGTTTATTTGTTTGTTGCACATTTCCCCCTTTTCCGCTCAGTCCAGCACCTTCCATTGCACTCCAAGTTCCTATTGGAGTATGTTCAGGGTGATTTTTATACGTTGTAGAGTCCCATCCATAATATGGAGCACTTCCAAAAACTTCCATCCCACCAGTTCCACAATGTTTATATTGTTTTGAAGTAAAAT
This DNA window, taken from Kaistella carnis, encodes the following:
- a CDS encoding SH3 domain-containing protein codes for the protein MKYILLPISLFIINSCKGQKEDKLIIIKKNDCHDILKEFVITSNITNPFKNKMDVEIEDIDSNKATLKLFVKDNITNENTVGWLVIDKKQQKLLDITNDIEHPQNLIYKKKIWENIMECYFKNTNKKNHKMNAIKFSDLFNEGTNIEFSPNDLKTDNRREVTDFKNKLELYEKQHADLASFDIKNLSYLINNETFFDLQYYTNSGWLQYFIKTYKIDSSRLTDIMSLAIKQEDFIAVKILIENNYIVSKKDIDIISYTENEVKEKIKENKTDGYESYLISNSKINMISNLLLAKFKANKIQDSDGYTNLRKDKLATSEVLQKVKSGENIEVIDNSGDWFLVKTKEGKEGYIHKSRIKSK